From a region of the Blochmannia endosymbiont of Camponotus modoc genome:
- a CDS encoding YciC family protein has protein sequence MIIKVSQDVLCFIRNYYINITTLILATTLIQSSLDYILLPKKEDFIFMNNFINGSLQDMIKELSSDQQYILLKLSAANSISKLLSSTFLFGNILTMLHVLSTTNKSNQSFNIINIIKSTIPLFPKLLLLIFYTTLCIQLGLMIAIVPGILLAIIISLTPVMIITNNISIIEAIRLSIKVSYRNIHLTTPPILLWFLMKTILILILIHYFHSWIFIVKILMNTTNNILSVIILIYLYRLYMIIRTV, from the coding sequence ATGATAATCAAAGTATCTCAAGACGTATTATGTTTTATTCGTAATTATTACATTAATATTACAACATTAATATTAGCTACAACATTAATTCAATCTAGCTTAGATTATATTTTATTACCAAAAAAAGAAGATTTCATATTTATGAATAATTTTATTAATGGGAGCTTACAGGACATGATCAAAGAGTTATCATCAGATCAACAGTATATTTTATTAAAATTATCTGCTGCTAATAGTATTTCTAAGCTTCTAAGTAGTACTTTTTTATTCGGAAATATACTAACTATGTTACATGTTTTATCTACTACCAATAAAAGCAATCAATCTTTCAATATAATAAATATTATTAAGTCAACAATACCATTATTTCCAAAATTATTGCTATTAATTTTTTACACTACGTTGTGCATACAACTGGGTTTAATGATAGCAATTGTTCCGGGTATTCTATTAGCCATTATAATCAGCCTAACTCCGGTTATGATTATCACTAATAATATATCTATTATAGAAGCTATACGCCTGAGTATAAAAGTAAGCTATCGCAACATTCATCTAACTACGCCACCAATACTATTATGGTTTCTAATGAAAACTATACTTATACTAATATTAATCCATTATTTCCATTCTTGGATCTTCATTGTTAAGATTTTAATGAAC
- the trpA gene encoding tryptophan synthase subunit alpha — MNRYKKLFTHLKQKKIGAFVPFIAVGYPDPISFMHIIEILVSSGSDALELGIPFSDPISDGPIIQKSMERAFKSGMNFSRCVTILHNIRNKYPNLPIGLLIYANLVFKNGIDNFYSCCSKLDIDSVLIPDLPVEESLPFYNAAIQHKIAHIFICPPNATEELIHNITTLGHGYIYLLSRPGVTGIDINTKKIYNNAILHSTIKCIQKQKKLPILQGFGIHTPLQAQESLLLGTSGIITGSKIASIIEENISNIELAFKKIEKLVRLMKISMHSNTN, encoded by the coding sequence ATGAATCGTTACAAAAAATTATTTACACATTTAAAGCAAAAAAAAATAGGAGCATTTGTCCCTTTTATTGCTGTAGGATATCCCGATCCTATTTCTTTTATGCATATCATCGAGATATTAGTGTCTTCAGGTTCCGATGCACTAGAATTAGGAATACCATTTTCTGATCCTATATCAGATGGACCTATAATACAAAAAAGTATGGAACGTGCTTTCAAATCAGGTATGAATTTTTCACGTTGTGTGACGATACTACACAATATTCGCAACAAATATCCAAATTTGCCCATCGGATTACTAATTTATGCAAATTTAGTCTTCAAAAATGGAATAGATAATTTCTATTCATGTTGCTCAAAATTAGATATAGATTCCGTATTAATTCCTGACCTTCCTGTAGAAGAAAGTCTACCATTTTATAATGCTGCTATACAACATAAAATAGCCCATATCTTTATTTGTCCGCCTAATGCTACCGAAGAATTAATCCACAACATTACTACTCTCGGACATGGATACATCTATTTATTATCTCGCCCCGGAGTAACTGGAATTGATATTAATACAAAAAAAATTTATAATAATGCTATATTACATAGTACAATTAAATGTATCCAAAAACAAAAAAAATTACCTATACTGCAAGGTTTTGGAATACACACGCCGCTTCAAGCTCAAGAATCGTTATTGTTAGGAACTTCTGGGATCATTACCGGTTCTAAAATTGCAAGCATTATAGAAGAAAATATATCTAACATAGAACTAGCGTTTAAGAAAATAGAAAAATTAGTACGTCTTATGAAAATATCCATGCATTCTAATACTAACTAA
- the trpB gene encoding tryptophan synthase subunit beta: MIKLKSYFGEFGGMYVPQILIPALTQLEEAFISAQDDAVFQKELKYLLNHYAGRPTPLTLCRNLTKGTRTKLYLKREDLLHGGSHKTNQVLGQALLAKRMSKTEIIAETGAGQHGVAVSIAASLLGLKCRIYMGSKDIKRQKLNVLRMQLMGTQVIPVHHGSETLKDACNEAMREWSKTYEYTHYMLGTAAGPHPFPTIVREFQRIIGKETYKQIQKYEKCLPDAIIACVGGGSNAIGIFSDFVDIPSVQLLGVEAGGLGIDTKYHGAALQHGSIGIYFGMKTSILQSSEGQIKNSYSISAGLDFPSVGPEHVYLKNTGRVQYVSVNDMEAITAFKKLSIHEGIIPALESAHALAHALKIIQKQPNKAQILVVNLSGRGDKDISTVHNALQKERDT; encoded by the coding sequence ATGATAAAATTAAAATCCTATTTTGGAGAATTTGGAGGTATGTATGTACCGCAAATTCTAATACCAGCGCTAACTCAATTAGAAGAAGCATTCATATCGGCGCAAGATGATGCTGTTTTCCAAAAAGAACTCAAATATCTTTTAAATCACTACGCCGGTCGCCCCACTCCTTTAACATTATGTAGAAATTTAACAAAAGGAACTCGCACTAAACTGTATTTAAAACGTGAAGACTTATTACATGGAGGATCTCATAAAACCAACCAAGTATTAGGACAAGCTTTATTAGCAAAACGTATGTCTAAAACAGAAATAATCGCTGAAACTGGTGCCGGACAACATGGAGTTGCTGTCTCCATTGCAGCATCTCTTTTAGGATTGAAATGTCGTATTTATATGGGATCTAAAGATATAAAACGTCAAAAACTCAACGTTTTAAGAATGCAATTAATGGGCACACAAGTTATTCCAGTACATCATGGATCTGAAACGTTAAAAGATGCTTGTAACGAAGCCATGCGTGAATGGTCGAAAACTTATGAATACACCCATTACATGCTTGGTACAGCTGCTGGACCTCATCCTTTTCCCACAATCGTTAGAGAATTTCAACGTATTATTGGAAAAGAAACATACAAACAAATACAAAAATATGAGAAATGCTTACCAGATGCAATTATTGCTTGCGTAGGAGGGGGATCTAATGCTATTGGCATATTTTCCGATTTTGTTGACATACCATCAGTGCAGTTATTAGGTGTAGAAGCTGGAGGATTAGGTATAGATACTAAATATCATGGTGCTGCTCTACAACATGGAAGTATAGGAATTTATTTTGGTATGAAAACTTCAATCTTACAATCTTCGGAAGGACAAATAAAAAATTCTTATTCTATTTCAGCTGGTCTCGATTTCCCATCTGTCGGGCCAGAGCATGTTTATCTAAAAAATACTGGCCGGGTACAGTATGTATCTGTTAATGATATGGAAGCCATAACAGCTTTTAAGAAATTATCTATTCATGAAGGAATTATTCCAGCTCTAGAATCTGCTCATGCTTTAGCTCATGCACTAAAAATAATTCAAAAACAACCAAATAAAGCACAAATTTTAGTAGTTAATTTGTCTGGACGTGGAGATAAAGACATTTCTACAGTTCATAATGCATTACAAAAAGAAAGAGATACATAA
- the trpCF gene encoding bifunctional indole-3-glycerol-phosphate synthase TrpC/phosphoribosylanthranilate isomerase TrpF, with product MQHTILDKILSYKKIWIADQKKQHSLHVLKRKTQASNRDFYRAVSHNQPQTIFILECKKASPSKGIIRNDFNPIKIAQTYKNYSSVISVLTDNKYFHGDFDILHQVSNIVEQPILCKDFFISEWQIYFARLHKADAILLMLSILDDVTYQKLVKIAHTLCMGVLTEIANEDELKRAKYLGAKVIGINNRNLNDLSVDLNRTITLSKDIPNTITVISESGISNYCHIRKLRRYVNGFLIGTILMSQPNLNAAIKKLILGENKICGLTRVRDADIAYKSGAIYGGLIFVPTSPRYINITIAQRIVSCVKYLSYVGVFCNATISYIVTIVNILGLAAVQLHGTENQDYINILRTRLPMTCHIWKSINMNHRPLSKCNILNVDRYLADNGGGSGKNFDWSLLSSMQLDKVILAGGLTINNCNKAARIGCLGLDFNSGVEIKPGIKNHQKLIKVFQIIRSY from the coding sequence ATGCAACACACAATACTCGATAAAATTTTATCATATAAAAAAATATGGATAGCTGATCAAAAAAAACAACATTCATTACATGTTTTAAAAAGAAAAACACAAGCAAGCAATCGTGATTTTTACAGAGCTGTGTCTCACAATCAACCTCAAACAATATTTATATTAGAATGTAAGAAGGCGTCTCCTTCTAAAGGTATTATTCGTAATGATTTTAATCCTATCAAAATAGCACAAACTTATAAAAATTACTCTTCAGTAATTTCAGTATTAACTGATAATAAATACTTTCATGGAGATTTTGATATTTTACACCAAGTGAGCAACATCGTAGAACAACCAATATTATGTAAAGATTTCTTTATTTCAGAATGGCAAATTTATTTTGCGCGCTTACATAAAGCTGATGCTATTTTACTAATGCTATCAATTTTAGATGATGTAACCTATCAAAAATTGGTCAAAATAGCTCATACATTATGTATGGGGGTACTAACAGAAATCGCAAACGAAGATGAATTAAAACGCGCTAAATATTTAGGAGCTAAAGTCATCGGTATAAATAATCGTAATCTGAATGATTTATCCGTTGATTTAAATCGAACTATTACTCTAAGTAAAGATATACCTAACACAATCACTGTAATCAGCGAGTCTGGTATTAGCAATTATTGCCATATAAGAAAACTTAGACGATATGTCAATGGATTTTTAATAGGTACAATATTAATGTCTCAACCAAATCTTAATGCAGCCATTAAAAAATTAATTTTAGGAGAAAATAAAATATGTGGATTAACTCGAGTGAGAGACGCTGATATTGCATACAAATCGGGTGCAATATATGGAGGACTAATTTTTGTTCCCACTTCACCTCGCTACATAAATATCACAATTGCACAACGTATTGTTTCTTGTGTAAAATATTTAAGTTATGTTGGTGTGTTTTGTAATGCTACAATTTCTTATATTGTTACCATAGTTAACATATTAGGACTAGCAGCAGTTCAGCTCCATGGCACAGAAAATCAAGATTATATTAATATTTTGCGGACACGATTACCCATGACATGTCATATATGGAAAAGTATTAATATGAATCACAGACCATTGTCGAAATGTAATATACTAAACGTGGACCGCTATTTAGCAGATAATGGAGGGGGTAGCGGAAAAAACTTTGATTGGTCGCTGCTTTCTAGTATGCAATTAGATAAAGTAATTTTAGCCGGAGGATTGACAATAAACAATTGTAATAAAGCGGCGCGCATAGGTTGTTTAGGTTTAGATTTTAATTCTGGAGTTGAAATTAAACCAGGTATTAAAAATCACCAGAAACTCATCAAAGTCTTCCAAATAATCAGATCTTATTAA
- the trpD gene encoding anthranilate phosphoribosyltransferase, with translation MQDILDTLYRGENINRKQSEALLRSIIKERLSAIQIASALISMKIRGETFEEIVGAVNILLTHAKPFPRPNSLFADITGTGGDNSNTINISTTSAIVASTCGAKIIKHGNRSISNLTGSMDLLEQHCLMISNPQQARKNFDELGICFLYAPQYYTVLHRIMPIRKQLKTPTLFNIVGPLINPSKPPLTLIGVYKKELLSPIIRILQLLKYNHAIVVHCGGIDEVGLHSPTHVAELHNSIINNYILTASDFGLDSYPIEILRCYSKKQAHEYMIDILKGRGKPAHSAVIAANVALLLKLFGHNNLRANVQLALEKMHHGTPYTRLSSLSETKIQNHATHNTR, from the coding sequence ATGCAAGACATCTTAGACACTTTATATCGCGGGGAAAATATTAACCGAAAACAAAGTGAAGCATTATTACGTTCCATAATAAAAGAAAGATTGTCTGCAATTCAAATTGCATCGGCACTTATTAGTATGAAAATACGTGGAGAAACCTTTGAAGAAATTGTAGGTGCTGTGAATATATTATTAACTCATGCTAAACCTTTTCCTCGTCCAAATAGCTTGTTTGCAGACATTACAGGCACCGGAGGAGACAATAGTAATACTATCAATATTTCCACAACCAGCGCTATTGTAGCCTCAACTTGCGGCGCAAAAATTATTAAACATGGCAACCGTAGTATATCTAATCTAACGGGATCAATGGACTTACTAGAACAACATTGTTTGATGATCAGCAATCCGCAACAAGCACGTAAAAACTTTGATGAATTAGGTATATGCTTTTTATATGCCCCACAATACTATACAGTGCTACATCGCATAATGCCCATACGTAAGCAATTAAAAACTCCTACATTATTTAATATAGTAGGTCCATTGATTAATCCATCCAAACCTCCATTAACGCTTATTGGTGTATACAAAAAAGAATTATTATCGCCTATAATCCGAATATTACAATTACTTAAATATAATCACGCTATAGTAGTACATTGCGGGGGAATTGATGAAGTGGGATTACACTCCCCTACTCATGTAGCGGAGCTACACAATAGCATCATAAATAATTATATTTTGACGGCATCAGATTTTGGATTAGACTCTTATCCAATAGAAATATTACGTTGTTATTCGAAAAAACAAGCCCATGAATACATGATCGATATATTAAAAGGAAGAGGAAAACCTGCGCATTCAGCTGTAATAGCAGCCAATGTAGCATTATTATTGAAATTATTTGGGCATAACAATCTACGCGCTAATGTACAACTAGCTTTAGAAAAAATGCATCATGGCACACCTTACACTCGTTTGAGTTCTTTATCAGAAACTAAGATACAAAATCATGCAACACACAATACTCGATAA
- a CDS encoding glutamine amidotransferase-related protein has protein sequence MVNVILLDNIDSFTYNLVDQLRNHGHQVLIYTNQLPASIIIDTLSNMINPILMLSPGPGSPSKAGCMTKLIAQLRRQIPIIGICLGYQAIVEFYGGHISRSKEIFHGKSSLIHHDNSAMFSNIPNPFLVGRYHSLIGSYIPNNLKINAYYNKHTAMAVRNDSDRICGFQFHPESILTTHGTQLIQQTIAWAECLYKEKITCKTS, from the coding sequence ATGGTTAACGTAATATTACTAGATAACATTGATTCATTTACGTATAATTTAGTAGATCAGTTACGCAATCACGGCCATCAAGTACTAATATACACTAATCAATTGCCTGCATCAATCATTATTGATACACTATCGAATATGATAAACCCAATTTTAATGTTATCGCCTGGGCCTGGGTCCCCCAGTAAAGCTGGATGCATGACAAAATTGATAGCACAACTACGCAGACAAATCCCAATCATTGGGATTTGTCTGGGATATCAAGCCATTGTAGAATTTTATGGAGGGCACATATCGCGATCAAAAGAAATTTTTCATGGAAAATCTTCTTTGATACATCACGACAATTCGGCTATGTTTTCTAATATACCAAACCCTTTTTTAGTAGGACGATACCATTCATTAATAGGTAGTTATATACCAAATAATTTAAAAATTAATGCTTATTACAATAAACACACGGCAATGGCAGTACGTAATGACTCTGATCGGATTTGCGGGTTTCAATTCCATCCCGAATCTATCTTAACTACTCATGGAACACAACTTATTCAGCAAACTATCGCATGGGCAGAATGCTTATACAAGGAAAAAATAACATGCAAGACATCTTAG
- a CDS encoding anthranilate synthase component 1: MRCQKNRMKCLNIQVRYHSNPAAVFNQLCNKRNSTLLLESAEINKKHNIESMMIIDSALRITAYGSTVTVQALTKNGASLLPLLVQTLPTKVQIHKNSDSIKFMFPTTQTMTDEDTRLRSISIFDCLRSLLKIIQPLQDTPKATFLGGLFSYDLISCFEYFPQLINTYKCPDYCFYLAETLLVFDHQKYTASLQITLFSPNILEKDRLQTRMNQLKTQINQTPQSIPYKKIRNMTLRCDPNDEKYKRVIRKIQRSIRQGEILQAVPSRRFFLPCPSPLAAYHVLKTNNPSPYMFFMQDIAFTLFGASPESSLKYNAANRKIEIYPIAGTRTRTYHTDGSLDTDSDNRIELEMRLNHKELSEHLMLVDLARNDLARVCKAGSRYVADLLKVDRYSFVMHLVSRVVGELRHDLDVLHAYRACMNMGTLTGAPKIRAMELIYEVEGTRRNTYGGAIGYLTGAGNLDTCIIIRSAYVTNQIATVQAGAGVVIDSIPQSEADESRSKARAVLHAISAAHGSKELF, translated from the coding sequence ATGAGATGTCAAAAAAATCGGATGAAATGTCTAAATATTCAAGTGCGCTATCATTCTAATCCAGCAGCCGTTTTTAATCAATTATGTAATAAACGTAATTCGACATTATTATTAGAATCAGCAGAAATTAATAAAAAACACAACATAGAAAGTATGATGATTATTGATAGTGCATTGCGTATTACCGCTTATGGATCAACCGTTACTGTACAAGCTTTAACTAAAAATGGCGCGAGTTTACTCCCATTACTAGTGCAAACATTACCCACAAAAGTACAAATTCATAAAAATTCTGACAGCATCAAATTTATGTTTCCTACAACACAGACAATGACTGACGAAGATACACGCCTACGATCGATTTCAATATTTGACTGTCTACGCTCATTGTTAAAAATAATACAACCTCTTCAAGATACCCCCAAAGCTACATTTTTGGGAGGTTTATTTTCTTACGATTTAATATCTTGTTTTGAATATTTTCCTCAATTAATCAATACTTATAAATGCCCAGACTACTGTTTCTATTTAGCCGAAACATTATTAGTGTTTGATCATCAAAAATATACTGCTTCGTTACAAATTACCTTGTTTAGTCCAAATATCTTAGAAAAAGATCGACTACAAACTAGGATGAATCAATTAAAAACCCAAATTAATCAAACACCACAATCTATTCCTTATAAAAAAATACGCAATATGACACTACGCTGTGATCCAAATGACGAAAAATACAAACGAGTTATACGTAAAATACAAAGATCTATACGTCAAGGAGAAATATTACAAGCTGTCCCTTCACGACGATTTTTCCTTCCATGTCCTTCACCATTAGCGGCATACCATGTATTAAAAACTAACAATCCTAGTCCCTACATGTTTTTTATGCAAGACATAGCATTTACACTTTTCGGAGCTTCTCCTGAAAGTTCTTTAAAATACAATGCAGCTAATCGAAAAATTGAAATTTACCCCATCGCTGGTACGCGAACTAGAACTTATCATACTGACGGATCATTGGATACAGATTCAGATAACCGTATAGAATTAGAAATGCGCTTAAATCATAAAGAATTATCAGAACATCTCATGTTAGTAGATTTAGCAAGAAATGATTTAGCACGTGTCTGTAAAGCGGGTAGCCGTTATGTCGCTGATTTATTAAAAGTAGATAGATACTCTTTTGTTATGCATTTAGTGTCTAGAGTAGTAGGAGAATTGCGTCATGATCTTGATGTACTACATGCCTATCGTGCATGTATGAATATGGGCACATTAACTGGAGCTCCAAAAATTAGAGCTATGGAACTTATTTATGAAGTAGAAGGTACACGTCGTAACACTTACGGAGGCGCTATCGGATACTTAACTGGTGCTGGGAATTTAGACACATGTATCATCATTCGATCAGCCTACGTCACAAATCAAATAGCTACAGTACAAGCAGGAGCAGGTGTAGTAATAGACTCCATACCTCAATCAGAAGCCGATGAAAGCCGTAGCAAAGCACGTGCTGTTTTACATGCCATCTCTGCAGCACATGGTTCTAAGGAGTTATTTTAA